A window of Clostridium botulinum BKT015925 contains these coding sequences:
- the polA gene encoding DNA polymerase I yields MNKERLLILDGHSLMYRAFFALPPLTNKEGIHTNAIYGFIKMLLKMKEEIKPNYIVTAFDKKAPTFRHKEYEDYKAGRAKMPSELNEQFPIVKEILNKLAINIFEIDGFEADDLIGTLSQFAEEKGIEVYIVTGDKDALQLATDNVKIVINKKGMSEKEIYDRNRMIEEYEVTPTQFIDVKGLMGDKSDNIPGVPGIGTKTAFKLIKEYGSIENVLENVENISGKKMKQNLIEYREQAIFSKKLATICTNVPIEIDLEEIKSKENYDIEGVRQLFESLGFKSLIQNIASSDNQEESENNEEKIEEINIKVESSNIETVDELSNLLSDIKDTVYFQVECVNENVYSKIEFNTIYIRNEEKIYVVNINKIKNENYDKYLELIKKLFEDENIKKISHDIKNIYVILRKYDIDAKNFSFDTKIAAYLLQPSKSDYILRDIILEKLSINIHESDEESKIKETYCIKEIYEKLQKEIKSANMEELFYNVELPLVKVLASMECEGFKIDKDRLTEIGEKFKVKIETLEKEIHEFADEDFNIKSPKQLGKILFEKLDLPVIKKTKTGYSTNAEVLEKLKDSHPIISKIIEYRQITKLDSTYVEGLKHVIDEDGKIHSSFNQTVTTTGRLSSTEPNLQNIPIKYEMGREIRKVFVPNNEESVIFSADYSQIELRVLAHIANDEKLIDAFKHHKDIHTITASEVFKVHIDEVTPLMRSNAKAVNFGIVYGIGAFSLSKDINVSRKEAKEYIDTYFSRYPNVKKYIDEIISKAEQDGFVTTIMNRKRYIPEVQSRNKIVRSFGERLAMNTPIQGSAADVIKLAMVHVYEELIKRNLKSTLILQVHDELILNVYKDELEEVKQMVVDKMEGVMNLLVPLEADVNVGTTWYEAK; encoded by the coding sequence ATGAATAAAGAAAGATTGTTAATACTTGATGGTCATAGTCTTATGTATAGAGCTTTTTTCGCATTGCCACCACTTACTAATAAAGAAGGAATACATACTAATGCAATATATGGTTTTATAAAGATGCTTTTAAAAATGAAAGAGGAAATAAAACCTAATTATATAGTAACTGCTTTTGATAAAAAAGCCCCTACTTTTAGACATAAAGAATATGAGGACTATAAAGCTGGAAGAGCAAAAATGCCATCAGAATTAAATGAACAATTTCCTATAGTTAAAGAAATTTTAAATAAACTTGCTATAAATATATTTGAAATTGATGGATTTGAAGCGGATGATTTAATTGGTACACTATCTCAATTTGCAGAAGAAAAAGGCATAGAGGTATACATAGTAACAGGAGATAAAGATGCTCTTCAACTTGCAACGGATAATGTAAAGATAGTTATAAATAAAAAAGGTATGAGCGAAAAAGAAATATATGATAGAAATAGAATGATAGAAGAATATGAAGTTACTCCTACACAATTTATAGATGTAAAAGGTCTTATGGGAGATAAATCAGATAACATCCCGGGTGTGCCTGGAATAGGAACTAAAACTGCCTTTAAACTCATAAAAGAGTATGGAAGTATTGAAAATGTTTTAGAGAATGTTGAAAATATTAGTGGTAAGAAAATGAAACAAAATCTTATAGAATATAGAGAACAAGCTATATTTAGTAAGAAACTTGCAACTATATGTACAAATGTTCCTATAGAAATTGACTTAGAAGAAATAAAGTCTAAAGAAAATTATGATATAGAAGGTGTTAGGCAATTATTTGAGAGTCTTGGATTTAAAAGTTTAATTCAGAATATTGCTAGTAGTGATAATCAAGAAGAGTCCGAAAACAATGAGGAAAAGATAGAAGAGATAAATATAAAAGTAGAATCTTCTAATATAGAAACTGTTGATGAATTATCCAATTTATTAAGTGATATAAAAGATACAGTATATTTTCAAGTAGAGTGCGTAAATGAAAATGTATATTCAAAAATAGAATTTAACACTATCTATATAAGAAATGAAGAAAAGATTTATGTTGTTAATATAAATAAAATAAAAAATGAAAACTATGATAAGTACTTAGAACTTATAAAAAAATTATTTGAAGATGAAAATATTAAAAAAATATCTCACGATATTAAAAATATATATGTGATTTTACGTAAATATGATATTGATGCAAAAAACTTCAGCTTTGATACTAAAATAGCGGCATATTTACTTCAGCCTTCAAAATCAGATTATATATTAAGAGATATAATATTAGAAAAGTTATCTATAAATATACATGAATCAGATGAAGAGAGTAAAATAAAAGAGACTTATTGCATAAAGGAAATATATGAAAAATTACAAAAAGAAATAAAATCAGCTAATATGGAAGAGTTATTTTATAATGTAGAATTACCTCTTGTTAAAGTGTTAGCGTCTATGGAATGTGAAGGGTTTAAGATAGATAAAGATAGATTGACAGAAATAGGAGAAAAATTTAAGGTTAAGATTGAAACGCTAGAAAAAGAAATACATGAATTTGCAGATGAAGATTTCAACATAAAATCTCCAAAACAATTGGGGAAAATTCTATTTGAAAAGTTAGATCTACCTGTAATTAAAAAAACAAAAACAGGATATTCAACTAATGCAGAAGTACTTGAAAAGCTTAAAGATAGTCATCCTATAATATCTAAAATAATAGAGTATAGACAAATTACTAAATTAGATTCAACCTATGTTGAAGGTTTAAAACATGTAATTGATGAAGATGGAAAAATACATTCTAGTTTTAATCAAACAGTTACAACTACTGGAAGATTATCAAGTACAGAACCTAATCTTCAAAATATACCAATAAAATATGAAATGGGAAGAGAAATAAGAAAAGTATTCGTTCCTAATAATGAAGAATCAGTTATATTTTCTGCCGATTATTCACAAATAGAATTAAGAGTTCTTGCTCATATTGCCAATGATGAAAAACTAATTGATGCATTTAAACATCATAAAGATATTCACACAATAACAGCATCAGAAGTTTTTAAGGTACATATAGACGAAGTAACTCCTCTTATGAGAAGTAATGCAAAGGCAGTAAACTTTGGAATTGTATATGGTATAGGTGCATTTAGTCTTTCAAAAGATATAAATGTATCAAGAAAAGAAGCTAAGGAATATATAGATACTTATTTTAGTAGATATCCTAATGTAAAAAAATATATAGATGAGATAATAAGCAAAGCAGAACAAGATGGTTTTGTAACAACAATAATGAATAGAAAAAGATATATACCAGAAGTACAATCTAGAAATAAAATAGTTCGTTCTTTTGGAGAAAGACTTGCTATGAATACCCCAATTCAAGGGAGTGCAGCAGATGTAATAAAACTTGCAATGGTACATGTGTATGAAGAATTAATAAAAAGAAATTTGAAAAGTACCCTTATACTTCAAGTTCATGATGAATTGATATTAAATGTATATAAGGATGAACTAGAAGAAGTTAAACAAATGGTAGTGGATAAAATGGAAGGTGTAATGAATTTATTAGTACCGCTAGAAGCTGATGTGAATGTTGGAACAACGTGGTATGAAGCCAAATAA